Proteins from a single region of Bactrocera neohumeralis isolate Rockhampton unplaced genomic scaffold, APGP_CSIRO_Bneo_wtdbg2-racon-allhic-juicebox.fasta_v2 cluster10, whole genome shotgun sequence:
- the LOC126765353 gene encoding tigger transposable element-derived protein 6-like, which yields MKVLAHMEEPTPTTVSLLDAIRDLNKTWNLGVKPQTISNCFRKAGFAKGELMQNATTDDWDEEDDLPLSELKQIWTTYRTAMGTDNVSFDDYVDIDDGVQTMGFPTDEDILDSVMENLVPSGKDLEEEVSSESEVETTTETIPTFNQAYSAIQTLRNFTSSKENVPNAVHASINVVEHFIEKEKWSVFKQKKITIFFQ from the exons ATGAAAGTTTTGGCCCATATGGAAGAACCAACTCCTACGACTGTGTCGTTACTTGATGCAATCAGGGATCTAAACAAAACCTGGAATTTGGGTGTAAAACCACAAACAATCAGCAATTGTTTTAGAAAGGCTGGTTTTGCTAAAGGTGAGTTAATGCAAAATGCTACTACGGATGACTGGGATGAAGAAGACGATCTTCCATTGTCtgaattgaaacaaatttgGACCACATATCGAACGGCAATGGGAACCGATAATGTGTCTTTTGATGATTACGTCGATATTGACGATGGTGTGCAAACAATGGGATTCCCAACAGATGAAGACATTTTAGATAGCGTCATGGAAAATCTAGTTCCTTCTGGAAAAG ACTTAGAGGAGGAAGTCTCTAGTGAAAGCGAGGTTGAAACAACAACTGAAACTATACCCACATTTAATCAAGCGTATTCTGCTATCCAGACCCTAAGAAATTTTACTTCGTCAAAAGAAAATGTTCCAAATGCAGTACATGCGTCAATAAATGTAGTGGAACATTTTATAGAGAAAGAGAAATGGTCcgtatttaaacaaaaaaaaattaccatttttttccaataa